AATACAAGATCATGACATTAGCACTATCGGTTCTGTTAGACGTAATCCTGTAATTGCTGATTTATTCCATCGAATGAAATTTATGGAAAGAAGGGGTAGCGGATTGACCAAGATACTGAATGAGACTGAGAAACTTTCAGGCTACACGAAACAAATGAAGCCCCAGTTTTTTTCCACTCCATCAGATTTTCGCGTAGTATTAAAAAATACCAACTATCCAGATAGTAAAGACACCGCGCAAGACACCGCGCAAGACACCGCGCAAGACACCGCGCAAGATAGTCGTTTGAAAATGTTGCTAGAATTTTGTTCTGTTCCAAGAACCAGGGAAGAGATGCAGGGATATATTGGCATAGAACATAGGGAACATTTTAGAAAAACGTTCCTCACGCCATTACTCGCATCTGGAAAACTCCAGATGACCATACCAGACAAGCCTACCAGCAAATATCAGAAGTACTTTGCCGTACGATGATTTTCAGCTGGAGAATCACTACATTCCTGAGAGCATATCCAAGGCTAGGTCAAACAGTCCCAATTCGTAGTAGAGATCTAGCACGGTATAGCGGTTTCGGATCATCTGAGCACCAGTAACTGCATGGCGGAGCCCTTCCAGATTACTTGCAATATCAGCAGGAGTAACCGGACAGCCAACCTCCTTCATTGCTTCTTTCAGTTCCTGGTACGGAGGTAGTTGCTCATCCATTCTCTCGATCAGGGCAGGGAGCAGTGCGACAAGCTCCTCTCTTCGGGTAAGCAAGGCGTCCCCATCAAGGAATTTCTCTTTTGCGATGGCCAAAGTCTGCTTCCTTACGCTTTCATCGGGGAAGAATGCCGTAATCGATTGCTCGCGTTCCTCCCAACTCTCTGCACCGGTGAGCGGGATACCAGCAAGATCCAACTGCTTGAGCTGTTCATAGAGGTAGGTAATGGTCAGGGTACCGATGGAGACCTTAAAGCCATGGCTTACCGGAAGCCCATCCTTACTCAAGTGTTCCATCTCCCAAATATGGCTGATCAAGTGCTCAGCACCACTGGCAGGGCGTGAGTCATGCATCACTTGCATCGCAAACCCACTTGCTGAAAGCGCATCGAAAAGCAGACCGATGGAACGCCCCCTTCTTTGTGCTATCCCTGCATGATGGGCATAGACTTTTCTCAGCGGAATCTGGACCATGTCCCATACATCTCTGCGGATTGGGTGAACCCCAACCAGATCTGCAAGAATCCAATCCATACCGGCAGTGTACTTTGCCATGCAATCACCAAAACCACTCGCGATCATGTCCATGGGAGCTTCACGGAGTACTTTGGTATCAGCAAGCACCACCATAGGGGCAGCACAGGGAAGCGTCTGCTTGAAACCACCTACCGAGACTGCTGCGCCATAGGAGGTATATCCATCAACAGAAGGAGCTGTGGCGACAACCATATAGGGACGGTCCAACTCAGCACTTGCACGCTTGGTAATATCGTTGAGTGTTCCAGAGCCAAGGACCACTGCAATACTGTTGTCCCTCTCCAGGCTCAGCCTAACTTGTGCAATTGCATGCTCATCAGCATAAGGCTGCGGCTCAGAAGGGAAAATGAACTGTCTGACCTGGATATCAGCCTTCTCAAGCGATCTGGAAACAGGGAACCCACCGACTTTCAGTGTTATACCATCTGCTACCAACAACGCCGGGGTATGTCCAAATGCCTCGACAAAGACTGATCCAACCCGTTCAAGAGCTCCTTCCTCAACTACTGAAATTTTCGTATCCATGCAAGCCTCCCCACCCAGCATACCACAGACTCTTGTAGCGGGAAAAGCTGTAGGATACACTACCCGCATGAAGACACAGACCTTTTCCATCCTTGCCGATTCCATCTCCACCTTTGCAGGATATGTCCCTGAGGAGAATGAACTCTTCTACCCCCGAGAGGGAGTGGATGTAACACAGGTGGAGCATACCTGGTGGTATCTCCTCCAAGAACGTACAGGGCTGAAACTCCTCATGAATGAGTCTTACTCAGGAAGCAGGATAAGCAGGACAGGAGTCCGCCCCCTCTCCTCTTCCTTCCTGGACGAGAAAAGACAACAGCGGCTGGCCGGTGATATCATCATCGTATTCGGAGGAAC
The sequence above is drawn from the uncultured Sphaerochaeta sp. genome and encodes:
- a CDS encoding sn-glycerol-1-phosphate dehydrogenase, encoding MDTKISVVEEGALERVGSVFVEAFGHTPALLVADGITLKVGGFPVSRSLEKADIQVRQFIFPSEPQPYADEHAIAQVRLSLERDNSIAVVLGSGTLNDITKRASAELDRPYMVVATAPSVDGYTSYGAAVSVGGFKQTLPCAAPMVVLADTKVLREAPMDMIASGFGDCMAKYTAGMDWILADLVGVHPIRRDVWDMVQIPLRKVYAHHAGIAQRRGRSIGLLFDALSASGFAMQVMHDSRPASGAEHLISHIWEMEHLSKDGLPVSHGFKVSIGTLTITYLYEQLKQLDLAGIPLTGAESWEEREQSITAFFPDESVRKQTLAIAKEKFLDGDALLTRREELVALLPALIERMDEQLPPYQELKEAMKEVGCPVTPADIASNLEGLRHAVTGAQMIRNRYTVLDLYYELGLFDLALDMLSGM